Proteins encoded within one genomic window of Rhododendron vialii isolate Sample 1 chromosome 1a, ASM3025357v1:
- the LOC131305782 gene encoding uncharacterized protein LOC131305782 produces the protein MSDEIGGLTNGDSLEKLRALHITSLYDEALVNAGGDFSDDEELLPVTLGFLEKPENRCSLVRQGFPSKAGGVPAWLDPVSLPSGKSCLCDICVEPLQFLLQVYAPLSEKEPAFHRTLFVFMCLSMACLLQDQHEQWKRKPEKASLSVKIFRCQLARSNPFYSSEPPRHDGTDKPSGTGAILCNWCGSWKGDKVCSGCRKARYCSEKRQAMHWLAGHKSECLQASISPQSSNISPTSSSAETEKVASDIIWPEYEIIIEDEYEFEMETSEDISYANSLVSRSQMDETVKSLLDNFEGDDERKSWASFQERIARASKQVLRYCRFERAKPLWPMSSGRPSKNDIPNCGYCGGPRGFEFQILPQLLYYFGVKNEVDSLDWATIVVYTCEASCEESGRYKEEFGWVQLASPSAAVH, from the exons ATGTCCGACGAGATAGGCGGTCTTACAAATGGAGATTCTTTGGAGAAGCTCAGGGCTCTCCATATCACTTCCCTCTACGACGAAGCTCTAGTTAACGCTGGTGGTGATTTTTCCGATGACGAAGAGCTATTACCAGTAACGCTAGGTTTTCTTGAAAAGCCTGAGAATCGTTGCTCACTTGTGCGTCAGGGATTTCCAAGCAAAGCTGGGGGAGTTCCT GCTTGGTTGGATCCTGTTAGTTTGCCCTCGGGAAAATCCTGTCTTTGTGATATTTGTGTCGAGCCTTTGCAGTTTCTGCTTCAG GTTTATGCACCACTCTCTGAGAAGGAACCTGCATTTCATCGTACACTCTTTGTATTCATGTGTTTATCAATGGCTTGTCTTCTCCAAGACCAACACGAACAATGGAAACGTAAACCAGAGAAGGCATCTCTTAG TGTGAAAATTTTTCGTTGCCAGCTCGCCCGCTCAAATCCTTTTTACTCAAGTGAACCCCCAAGGCATGATGGGACTGACAAACCTTCTGGAACTGGAG CTATACTCTGTAACTGGTGCGGTTCCTGGAAAGGAGATAAAGTTTGTAGTGGCTGTAGAAAAGCTCGTTATTGCTCAGAGAAACGTCAG GCTATGCATTGGTTGGCAGGTCATAAAAGTGAATGTCTGCAGGCAAGCATTTCTCCTCAGTCATCTAACATTAGCCCCACGAGCAGTTCAGCAGAGACAGAAAAAG TTGCAAGCGACATCATATGGCCTGAATACGAGATCATAATTGAGGATGAATATGAATTTGAAATGGAGACATCTGAAGATATTAGTTATGCAAATTCCTTGGTTTCTAGGAGCCAAATGGATGAAACGGTCAAGTCATTGTTGGACAACTTTGAG GGAGATGATGAAAGAAAGAGTTGGGCCTCCTTCCAAGAGCGCATAGCCAGGGCCTCAAAGCAAGTTTTGAG GTATTGTAGGTTTGAAAGAGCTAAACCCTTGTGGCCCATGTCTAGTGGTCGGCCATCAAAGAATGATATTCCTAACTGCGGCTATTGTGGTGGCCCTCGAGGTTTCGAATTTCAG ATTTTGCCACAGTTGCTTTATTACTTTGGCGTGAAGAATGAAGTCGATTCTCTTGACTGGGCAACAATTGTTGTCTACACATGCGAAGCTTCTTGTGAGGAAAGTGGGCGTTACAAAGAGGAATTTGGTTGGGTTCAGCTTGCTTCCCCATCTGCTGCAGTACATTGA